One window from the genome of Verrucomicrobiota bacterium encodes:
- a CDS encoding CHASE3 domain-containing protein: protein MSGLKWNRTAISEFGQKHTSILLAAGLFVLAVICASSYFTFQSYFRSSLLRKHSFLTLNAIHKLLAEVTDAETGQRGYLLTGRDNYLEPYQTSVLEIPRLLAELRRLRESEDRPAELLARLEQQIKLKFDELNSTVQLRRSEGLPAALQIVNRDVGKRVMDEIRRICEELVQEETDLLNASDAAMNRGTGRAMIILFIGTALTFALVVGAGVITSHATRKRADSEAKLVESVKHLALSNRDLEQFAYVASHDLQEPLRMVSNYCQLLGRRYKGRLDADADEFIQYAVDGAQRMQRLIDDLLAYSRVGSRRGKLVRTPVENAFREAVKNLETSIQESGATITHDALPELEADPNQLTQLLQNLLGNAIKFRGKRGPQIHVSAEKRSGEWLLGVHDDGIGIAPEYREQIFVIFQRLNSKQEYPGTGIGLAICKKIMDTHGGKIWVEPKAGPGTTFYVKFPRTAATSTTGMA, encoded by the coding sequence TTGTCTGGCTTGAAATGGAACCGCACAGCGATCAGTGAGTTTGGCCAGAAGCACACGAGCATTCTACTGGCAGCGGGATTATTCGTTCTCGCGGTGATTTGCGCTTCGTCGTATTTCACCTTTCAGTCCTATTTCCGCTCCAGCTTGTTGCGCAAGCACAGCTTTTTGACGCTCAACGCAATCCACAAGCTTCTGGCGGAAGTCACGGACGCGGAAACCGGGCAAAGAGGTTATTTGCTGACCGGAAGAGATAATTATTTAGAACCGTATCAAACGTCGGTGCTGGAGATTCCACGGCTGCTCGCCGAGCTGCGGCGCCTCCGGGAGTCAGAGGACCGACCGGCCGAGCTATTGGCCCGCCTGGAACAGCAGATAAAATTAAAATTCGACGAGCTTAACAGCACGGTGCAGCTTCGGCGCAGCGAGGGTTTGCCGGCGGCGCTGCAAATCGTTAATAGGGATGTCGGCAAACGGGTGATGGACGAAATCCGCCGGATTTGCGAAGAACTCGTCCAAGAAGAAACCGACCTGTTGAATGCCAGTGATGCCGCGATGAACCGGGGAACGGGGAGGGCAATGATCATCCTATTCATCGGCACCGCCCTGACGTTCGCGCTGGTCGTGGGGGCGGGGGTGATCACGTCCCACGCCACCAGAAAGCGCGCAGACTCGGAGGCAAAATTAGTCGAGTCGGTCAAGCATCTGGCCCTGAGCAACCGGGACCTGGAGCAGTTCGCCTATGTCGCGTCGCACGATCTCCAGGAGCCGCTGCGGATGGTCTCGAACTACTGTCAACTGCTCGGCCGCCGGTACAAGGGCCGGCTGGATGCGGATGCCGATGAATTTATCCAGTACGCGGTGGATGGCGCGCAACGCATGCAGCGGCTGATTGATGATCTGCTGGCGTATTCCCGGGTGGGTTCAAGGCGCGGAAAGCTGGTCCGGACGCCGGTCGAAAACGCGTTCCGGGAAGCGGTCAAGAATCTGGAAACGAGCATCCAGGAGAGCGGCGCAACCATCACCCACGACGCCCTGCCCGAACTGGAGGCCGACCCGAATCAACTGACGCAACTTTTGCAAAACCTGCTCGGCAACGCCATCAAGTTCAGAGGGAAGCGCGGGCCGCAGATTCACGTCTCGGCCGAAAAACGGAGCGGGGAATGGCTGCTGGGGGTGCATGATGATGGCATTGGGATCGCCCCGGAATACCGCGAGCAGATATTTGTGATATTTCAACGCCTGAACTCCAAACAGGAGTATCCCGGCACGGGAATCGGATTGGCCATCTGCAAAAAAATCATGGACACGCATGGCGGAAAAATCTGGGTGGAACCGAAAGCCGGACCGGGCACGACTTTTTATGTTAAATTCCCCCGAACCGCCGCAACCTCAACCACAGGAATGGCATGA
- a CDS encoding acetylxylan esterase, with amino-acid sequence MHIRFMTAAFAAFWYTSALLGGTLSLNWATDKEPVSYRPNEIMTFKVQLVDDGQPLAEKTLKWTRTGDDGKTVKGEGKSSATQPVEITTATDKPGFVRLEISVFNADGTPVKDAKGSPLKFEGGAGVEPTKLEGYPEPADFDAFWKAQKAKLAEVPMKATLKEVASKKPGFKVYDVSIACAGGKPVSGYLSVPENAKEKSLGAQVSFHGYGVGGANQESWPGMLVLDINAHGIENGREPEYYKALQDGALKGYGFSATENAKPETAYFSGMMFRLLRALEYVKTRPEWNGKTLIASGGSQGGLQAITAAALDTDVTQCNAYKPWCCDLGGIKLGRLRGWRPDYADGLGYYDTATMGKRIKCPTFITTGLGDYVCPPSGVSVLYNNIKAPKTIEYTQGSTHGYNPPNPKKQTLSNK; translated from the coding sequence TCAGCGCTGCTGGGGGGCACCCTATCACTCAACTGGGCTACGGACAAGGAGCCGGTCTCCTATCGGCCTAACGAAATCATGACTTTCAAGGTCCAACTCGTGGACGACGGTCAGCCGCTGGCCGAAAAGACGCTTAAATGGACCCGGACCGGTGATGATGGCAAGACCGTCAAGGGTGAGGGAAAAAGCTCTGCGACCCAGCCGGTTGAAATCACCACGGCCACGGACAAGCCCGGTTTCGTACGCCTGGAGATCTCCGTGTTTAATGCGGATGGCACGCCCGTAAAAGACGCGAAGGGCAGCCCCTTGAAGTTCGAGGGGGGTGCCGGGGTCGAGCCCACGAAGCTTGAGGGCTATCCGGAGCCGGCCGATTTCGACGCGTTCTGGAAGGCTCAGAAAGCCAAACTGGCGGAAGTCCCGATGAAGGCCACCCTCAAAGAAGTTGCCTCGAAAAAACCGGGATTTAAAGTTTATGATGTCAGCATCGCCTGCGCTGGCGGGAAGCCGGTTTCCGGCTACCTGTCGGTCCCGGAAAACGCCAAGGAAAAATCGCTGGGAGCCCAAGTGAGCTTCCATGGGTATGGGGTGGGCGGGGCCAACCAGGAGAGCTGGCCCGGCATGCTGGTGCTCGACATCAACGCGCATGGGATTGAGAACGGCCGGGAGCCTGAATATTACAAGGCGCTCCAAGACGGCGCCCTCAAGGGCTACGGTTTCAGCGCCACTGAGAACGCCAAGCCCGAGACCGCCTACTTCAGCGGCATGATGTTCCGCCTCCTGCGGGCCTTGGAATATGTCAAGACGCGTCCGGAGTGGAATGGCAAAACGCTTATCGCCTCCGGCGGCAGCCAGGGCGGTTTGCAAGCCATCACGGCGGCGGCGCTCGATACGGATGTCACCCAGTGTAACGCTTATAAGCCTTGGTGCTGCGATCTCGGTGGAATCAAGCTGGGTCGCTTGCGCGGTTGGCGGCCGGACTATGCCGACGGACTCGGATATTACGACACAGCCACCATGGGAAAACGGATCAAATGCCCGACCTTCATCACGACCGGGCTGGGCGACTATGTCTGCCCGCCCTCCGGCGTTTCGGTCCTGTACAACAACATCAAGGCGCCGAAGACCATCGAATATACGCAGGGCTCCACGCACGGCTATAATCCGCCGAACCCGAAGAAGCAGACCCTCAGCAACAAGTAA